In one Sphingobium sp. MI1205 genomic region, the following are encoded:
- a CDS encoding NAD(P)H-dependent glycerol-3-phosphate dehydrogenase: MKAGVIGAGAWGTALAQTLSSQGDDVLLWALEPEVVDAINRDRLNPLYLPGIPLSPAVRATGDMAEMADRDLLLIVSPAQHLRAVVAGLPSGLPLILCSKGIEAGTSLLMSEVAQQAQPKSPIAVLSGPTFAHEVARGLPTAITLACADADLGRQIAARIARPAFRPYLSDDVVGAEIGGAVKNVLAIACGVAEGAGLGLNARASLISRGFAEMTRFGLARGARAETLSGLSGLGDLVLTCSSTNSRNFSLGKGLGEGRPAAELLANRRTVAEGAFTAPVLRDAARAAMVEMPVVEAVCALLEDAAPLGQVIDALLARPLRPE; encoded by the coding sequence ATGAAGGCGGGCGTTATCGGAGCTGGCGCATGGGGAACCGCGCTGGCGCAAACCCTTTCGTCACAGGGCGACGATGTCCTCCTGTGGGCGCTCGAACCCGAAGTGGTGGACGCGATCAATCGCGATCGCCTCAACCCGCTCTATCTTCCCGGCATCCCGCTAAGCCCTGCGGTCCGCGCCACCGGCGACATGGCGGAAATGGCAGATCGCGACCTGCTGCTGATCGTCAGCCCCGCCCAGCATCTGCGGGCTGTCGTGGCGGGTCTCCCCTCGGGCCTTCCGCTCATCCTGTGCTCAAAGGGGATCGAGGCCGGGACAAGCCTGCTGATGTCGGAAGTGGCGCAGCAGGCCCAGCCAAAATCCCCCATCGCGGTCCTTTCAGGCCCAACTTTCGCGCATGAAGTGGCCAGGGGCTTGCCGACTGCCATCACCCTGGCCTGCGCAGACGCTGACCTTGGACGCCAGATCGCCGCGCGCATCGCCCGGCCTGCCTTCCGCCCCTATCTGTCCGACGATGTGGTCGGCGCGGAAATTGGCGGCGCGGTGAAGAATGTCCTGGCGATTGCCTGCGGTGTCGCGGAGGGCGCAGGCCTTGGCCTCAACGCCCGCGCCTCGCTCATCAGCCGGGGCTTTGCCGAAATGACGCGCTTTGGTCTTGCGCGGGGAGCGCGCGCTGAAACGCTGTCGGGGCTTTCGGGCCTTGGCGACCTCGTTCTTACCTGCTCCTCGACCAATTCTCGCAACTTCTCGCTCGGCAAGGGGCTGGGGGAGGGGCGTCCGGCCGCCGAACTGCTCGCCAACCGCCGCACCGTGGCCGAAGGCGCTTTCACCGCACCGGTCCTGCGTGACGCGGCGCGCGCCGCCATGGTTGAAATGCCAGTGGTCGAAGCGGTCTGCGCCCTGCTCGAAGATGCAGCGCCGCTTGGTCAGGTCATCGACGCTCTGCTCGCCCGCCCGTTACGGCCGGAATAA
- a CDS encoding uroporphyrinogen-III synthase, translating to MRPVIILRPEPGASESAARARRLGLLPRLCPLFEAHPIDWEAPLREDFDALLMTSAQAARLGGAQLARYHGLPAYAVGSATARAMAEAGFQNIVHGDLDGSAIATRIAADGHRRLLHLGGTTVTPIAQGPLSIQRVPVYTIGEKAEAGLHALLEPGAVLLVHSPRAGRRLAALIDPLQRRDLHIIAISPAALAACGQGWASDKAPDRPDDERMLALAVRLCE from the coding sequence GTGAGGCCAGTCATCATCCTGAGACCCGAGCCGGGGGCGAGCGAAAGCGCGGCGCGTGCAAGGCGGCTGGGCCTGCTTCCCCGCCTCTGTCCTCTGTTCGAGGCGCATCCGATCGACTGGGAAGCACCCCTGCGCGAGGACTTCGACGCGCTGTTGATGACCAGCGCACAGGCAGCGAGGCTGGGAGGCGCGCAACTCGCCCGCTATCACGGCCTGCCTGCCTATGCGGTGGGAAGCGCCACGGCGCGGGCGATGGCGGAAGCGGGTTTTCAAAACATCGTGCATGGCGATCTGGATGGCAGCGCCATTGCTACCCGGATCGCGGCGGACGGACACCGCCGCCTGCTGCATCTGGGCGGCACGACCGTAACGCCGATCGCGCAAGGCCCCCTCAGCATTCAGCGGGTGCCGGTATACACGATCGGCGAAAAGGCGGAGGCTGGGTTGCATGCGCTTCTCGAACCTGGCGCGGTGCTGCTGGTCCATTCGCCACGGGCCGGGCGCAGGCTGGCCGCCCTCATCGATCCGCTACAGCGGCGAGACCTGCACATCATCGCCATCAGCCCGGCTGCGCTCGCAGCCTGCGGGCAGGGATGGGCGAGCGACAAAGCGCCCGACCGGCCCGATGATGAGAGGATGCTGGCCCTCGCCGTCCGATTGTGCGAATGA
- a CDS encoding EI24 domain-containing protein: MVITAALRAFPAIFHPAALRLLGKTLLLTLLIFAMAGLGLWTAVHGVRVYFGWGGGGFAEAAATVIGVVAFAWLLFRAIAMAAMNLFADDIIVAVERASYPDAAATAHSLGLRPSARLALASVVRTLGWNLLALPAYLLLFVTGVGTVGLFLALNAYLFGRDLADMVEPRHAGLPPIAPLRRWLMGLASTLLFLVPFINLLAPIWSAAMAVHMLHGAKSKSR, translated from the coding sequence ATGGTGATCACAGCCGCCCTTCGCGCCTTTCCAGCGATCTTCCATCCCGCCGCCCTGCGCCTGTTGGGTAAGACATTGCTGCTGACGCTGCTGATTTTCGCCATGGCGGGGCTTGGCCTCTGGACGGCCGTGCATGGCGTTCGCGTTTATTTCGGCTGGGGCGGAGGCGGTTTCGCAGAAGCGGCGGCCACGGTTATCGGCGTGGTTGCGTTCGCCTGGCTGCTCTTTCGCGCCATCGCCATGGCGGCCATGAACCTGTTTGCCGACGACATCATCGTCGCGGTTGAAAGGGCCAGCTATCCCGACGCAGCGGCAACCGCGCATTCCCTGGGCCTGAGACCCAGCGCGCGGCTTGCGCTTGCATCGGTCGTCCGCACGCTTGGCTGGAACCTGCTCGCCCTGCCAGCCTATCTGCTCTTGTTCGTGACCGGCGTCGGCACCGTCGGGCTGTTCCTGGCGCTCAATGCCTATCTCTTTGGCCGCGATCTTGCCGACATGGTGGAGCCGCGCCACGCCGGGTTGCCGCCGATAGCTCCCCTCCGCCGGTGGCTCATGGGCCTCGCCTCGACGCTTCTGTTCCTGGTACCGTTCATCAACCTGCTTGCACCGATCTGGAGCGCGGCTATGGCGGTGCACATGCTACACGGCGCCAAAAGCAAGTCGCGATGA
- the hemC gene encoding hydroxymethylbilane synthase, with protein sequence MTTPSSLPDRPLRLGTRGSPLALAQARMTAEALCARHGWDGDAIQTVIVQTSGDRIQDRALAEIGGKALWTKELDRALLAGEIDFAVHSMKDVETIRPHEIRIAAMLPRADVRDRLVGADSFAALPANPVVGSSSPRRAAQVKRLRPDAQVVLFRGNVATRLAKLAAGEVHATLLAAAGLDRLGQGDVGTGIPFDVMLPAPSQGAVGIEALADNAPILAMLAAINDIDTFDCVMAERAVLKGLGGTCHSPIAAWGRLEGGKIRLSAEILSADGQERVSDICEIARGDTSAAETMGRALLDGASAELRALFEG encoded by the coding sequence ATGACAACGCCTTCTTCCCTGCCTGATCGTCCGCTCCGCCTCGGTACGCGGGGTTCACCCCTTGCCCTTGCCCAGGCGCGCATGACGGCAGAGGCGCTGTGCGCCCGCCACGGCTGGGACGGGGATGCGATCCAGACGGTGATCGTCCAGACCAGCGGCGACCGCATCCAGGACCGCGCGCTTGCCGAGATCGGGGGCAAGGCGCTGTGGACGAAAGAGCTGGATCGCGCATTGCTGGCTGGCGAGATCGACTTCGCCGTCCATAGCATGAAGGATGTGGAAACCATCAGGCCGCATGAAATCCGGATAGCGGCGATGTTGCCGCGAGCGGATGTGCGGGACCGGCTGGTGGGCGCGGACAGCTTCGCCGCTCTGCCAGCCAATCCAGTGGTGGGATCAAGTTCGCCGCGCCGCGCCGCGCAGGTCAAGCGGTTGCGCCCCGACGCTCAGGTGGTGCTGTTCAGAGGCAATGTCGCGACCCGGCTGGCCAAGCTGGCGGCGGGGGAAGTCCATGCCACCTTGCTGGCGGCGGCGGGACTGGACCGGCTCGGTCAGGGCGACGTGGGGACCGGCATACCGTTCGACGTCATGCTGCCGGCACCCTCGCAAGGCGCTGTGGGGATCGAGGCGCTGGCCGACAATGCACCGATTCTGGCGATGCTGGCGGCAATCAATGACATCGACACGTTCGATTGCGTGATGGCGGAGCGGGCTGTGCTCAAGGGATTAGGGGGCACCTGCCATTCGCCGATTGCGGCGTGGGGGCGGCTGGAGGGTGGGAAAATCCGCCTGTCGGCCGAGATATTGAGTGCCGATGGACAGGAGCGGGTTAGCGACATCTGCGAGATTGCGCGCGGCGATACCAGCGCGGCCGAAACGATGGGGCGTGCGTTGCTGGATGGCGCCAGTGCGGAGCTGCGCGCCCTGTTCGAGGGGTGA
- a CDS encoding NAD+ synthase: MNDKLVIALAQMTQSVGDLAANADAMLEWRSRAAGADLIVYPELQLIGYPPEDLVLKPALVDRANYELDRLAQATADGGPAMLVGTVVASQGVLFNVVALLDNGAVTAIRQKRELPNYGTFDEKRLFAPGPLPAPIEFRGVKIGVPICEDIWFPFVTAHLRAEGAEILISPNGSPFEIDKDDRRINAVAGTRVRETGLPLVYLNRVGGQDELVFDGASFVMGADRSIAHQLPDWEEALVLTQWEKWDGQWVCIPGDQHALDARPADIYNAMVLGLRDYVNRNGFPGVVLGLSGGIDSALSAAVAVDALGADRVWCVMMPSRFTSQESLDDAVECARLLGVRYDTIPIEPAVAAFDAMLGPAFEGRQRDLTEENLQSRIRGVTLMGLSNKFGHMLLTTGNKSEMSVGYATIYGDMAGGYSVLKDAYKTTVFDLSRWRNENVPSLGEAFGPTGPVMPDRVITKPPSAELRDDQKDEDSLPPYEVLDPILYGLVEEELSVEQLVARGFDRDTVARIERLLYVAEYKRRQSPPGVKLGIRNFGRDRRYPITNAFRTL; the protein is encoded by the coding sequence ATGAACGACAAACTTGTGATCGCCCTTGCCCAGATGACGCAATCGGTGGGCGACCTTGCCGCCAATGCCGATGCGATGCTGGAATGGCGGAGCAGGGCTGCGGGCGCGGACCTTATCGTCTATCCCGAATTGCAACTGATCGGCTATCCGCCCGAGGATCTGGTGCTGAAGCCCGCTCTGGTCGACCGCGCCAATTACGAGCTGGACCGGCTCGCCCAGGCCACGGCGGACGGCGGCCCCGCGATGCTGGTCGGCACGGTCGTCGCGTCGCAGGGTGTCCTGTTCAACGTCGTCGCCCTGCTGGACAACGGCGCAGTAACGGCCATCCGGCAGAAGCGCGAACTGCCCAATTATGGGACGTTCGACGAAAAGCGTCTCTTCGCGCCCGGCCCGCTTCCCGCGCCGATCGAATTCCGGGGCGTGAAGATCGGCGTCCCCATCTGCGAAGATATTTGGTTCCCCTTCGTCACCGCTCATCTGCGGGCCGAAGGCGCGGAAATCCTCATCAGCCCCAATGGCAGCCCGTTTGAAATCGACAAGGACGACCGCCGGATCAATGCAGTCGCTGGCACCCGCGTACGTGAAACCGGCCTGCCGCTCGTATATCTGAACCGCGTCGGCGGCCAGGACGAACTGGTATTCGACGGCGCTTCCTTCGTCATGGGCGCAGACCGCAGCATCGCCCACCAGCTGCCCGATTGGGAGGAAGCACTCGTCCTCACCCAATGGGAAAAGTGGGACGGCCAATGGGTCTGCATCCCCGGTGACCAGCACGCGCTCGACGCTCGTCCGGCCGACATCTACAACGCCATGGTGCTGGGTCTGCGCGATTATGTGAACCGCAATGGCTTTCCCGGGGTGGTGCTCGGCCTGTCGGGCGGTATCGATTCGGCCCTTTCGGCGGCGGTCGCCGTCGATGCGCTGGGCGCGGATCGCGTCTGGTGCGTCATGATGCCATCCCGCTTCACCAGCCAGGAAAGCCTGGACGACGCCGTCGAATGCGCCCGGCTGCTGGGCGTGCGCTATGACACCATCCCGATCGAGCCTGCCGTCGCCGCCTTCGACGCAATGCTCGGTCCAGCCTTTGAAGGGCGGCAGCGCGACCTGACCGAGGAAAATCTCCAGTCCCGCATCCGGGGTGTCACGCTGATGGGCCTTTCCAACAAATTCGGCCACATGCTGCTGACGACCGGCAACAAGAGCGAGATGTCGGTTGGCTATGCCACCATCTATGGCGACATGGCGGGCGGCTATTCCGTGCTGAAGGACGCCTACAAGACGACCGTCTTCGACCTCAGCCGCTGGCGGAACGAAAATGTCCCCTCGCTGGGCGAGGCGTTCGGGCCGACAGGGCCAGTGATGCCCGATCGTGTCATCACAAAGCCGCCCAGCGCGGAACTGCGCGATGATCAGAAGGATGAGGACAGCCTGCCCCCCTATGAGGTGCTGGACCCAATCCTGTACGGCCTGGTGGAGGAAGAGCTTTCCGTCGAGCAACTCGTTGCCCGCGGCTTCGACCGCGACACCGTCGCCCGGATCGAGCGTCTGCTCTATGTCGCGGAGTATAAACGCCGCCAGTCGCCTCCCGGCGTGAAGCTCGGCATCCGCAATTTCGGTCGCGACCGCCGTTACCCGATCACCAACGCTTTCAGAACGCTGTAA
- a CDS encoding lipopolysaccharide biosynthesis protein, whose product MRQGDPNILPAEQASSSQQDDIAALAKGGRTNVFGFLLRLAARLPFLFIAGRWYGADALGRFAYAVLVVEFVAQLATLGLKRGLAGALSQTERPHNHVVTDAMLVTMIAALFGSVLLVAFPQAMFPNSGINGLDRLLALIVIAVAGSDVALAACAYRFDIGATVRARSIIEPWAISIGAFAFSFYSTRDGLILSYVLSMVAALIASIIPMTRHYGIPYGWRPDGGRLWRLARRNLPLAAADGVEWGSRRLDLAILGLFVSPAVVGIYYVAQQVASLPQKLKTSFDPILGPVITRNLAEGNLTAIAKQVSQVGFWIIAAQAGIALALGIPGEAVMGLVGPHFVGGTGALAFLLLAEVVAATAVVSESALVYIARHRNLMISLCMIGLQAALSFGLILLARRFGLSPMAIAAAPALALSIALGAGALVKARLLSHLLGAKVNAWRWPLLSACGVACIVGAAFVALPREYEWVELVFGVATILGVYGFVIWRWGFGPEDRALFRRQKAAA is encoded by the coding sequence ATGCGACAGGGGGACCCAAATATTTTGCCGGCTGAGCAGGCTTCCTCCTCGCAACAGGACGATATTGCAGCCCTGGCCAAGGGCGGTCGGACCAATGTGTTTGGTTTCCTCCTGCGCCTTGCCGCGCGACTGCCGTTCCTGTTCATCGCCGGCCGCTGGTATGGGGCGGACGCGCTGGGCCGCTTCGCCTACGCCGTGCTGGTGGTGGAGTTCGTTGCACAACTGGCGACATTAGGGCTGAAGCGCGGCCTTGCGGGCGCGCTGTCGCAGACCGAACGTCCGCACAATCATGTCGTCACCGACGCGATGCTGGTCACCATGATAGCCGCGCTTTTCGGCAGCGTCCTGCTGGTCGCTTTTCCGCAGGCGATGTTTCCCAACAGCGGCATCAACGGCCTTGATCGACTGCTCGCGCTGATCGTCATCGCGGTGGCTGGGTCCGATGTGGCGCTGGCTGCCTGCGCCTACCGTTTCGACATCGGCGCGACGGTCCGTGCGCGGTCGATCATAGAGCCCTGGGCGATCAGCATCGGCGCCTTTGCCTTTTCATTTTATTCGACACGGGACGGGCTCATCTTGTCCTATGTCCTGTCGATGGTCGCGGCCCTCATTGCCTCGATCATTCCGATGACCCGCCACTATGGCATACCCTATGGCTGGCGGCCCGACGGCGGCAGGCTCTGGCGTCTTGCCCGCCGCAACCTGCCGCTCGCCGCAGCCGATGGCGTTGAATGGGGGTCGCGCCGGTTGGACCTCGCTATTCTGGGCCTGTTCGTCAGCCCGGCGGTTGTGGGCATCTATTATGTCGCGCAGCAGGTCGCCTCCCTGCCGCAAAAGCTCAAGACCAGCTTTGACCCTATCCTTGGCCCTGTCATCACGCGCAACCTGGCGGAAGGCAATCTGACGGCGATTGCTAAGCAGGTCAGCCAGGTCGGCTTTTGGATCATCGCCGCGCAAGCGGGCATCGCCCTCGCGCTCGGCATCCCCGGCGAAGCGGTCATGGGCTTGGTCGGCCCGCATTTCGTGGGCGGCACCGGCGCACTCGCCTTCCTGTTGCTGGCCGAAGTCGTCGCCGCCACGGCGGTCGTCAGCGAATCCGCGCTGGTCTACATCGCACGCCATCGCAATCTCATGATCTCGCTGTGCATGATCGGTCTGCAGGCGGCGCTCAGTTTCGGGCTCATCCTGCTGGCGCGGCGCTTCGGCCTGTCGCCAATGGCGATTGCGGCGGCCCCCGCGCTGGCGCTCAGCATCGCGCTGGGCGCGGGCGCGCTGGTCAAGGCGCGGCTTCTTTCGCATCTGCTGGGCGCGAAGGTGAATGCCTGGCGCTGGCCGCTGCTCAGCGCTTGTGGCGTTGCCTGTATCGTTGGAGCGGCCTTCGTCGCCTTGCCGCGCGAATATGAATGGGTCGAACTGGTCTTCGGCGTCGCCACGATCCTTGGCGTCTATGGCTTCGTCATCTGGCGCTGGGGCTTCGGCCCGGAAGACCGCGCCCTATTCAGGCGGCAGAAGGCAGCCGCCTGA
- a CDS encoding adenosine kinase, with product MTAAAPSLDVVAIGNAIVDVLAPSDDAFLAEHALTKGGMQLIDAETAESLYADMAAGKEVSGGSAANTLAGLAALGKRCGFIGQVCDDQLGQVFAHDVRALGIRYDTPAAKGDIPTARCLILVTPDAQRTMNTFLGASQFLPESALDLDLIRSAAILYLEGYLWDPEQPRAAMRAAIDAARGAGRKVAFTLSDGFVIERHRADFLELIEQGQIDILFSNEHEIQALAQVDNFDRAVATFTGKVPVLVSTRSEKGAIAVVDGLRYEVTAAPVSQIVDTTGAGDLFAAGFLAGHLEGLDVHHCLELGAVAAAEVISHWGARPEQDLQALRAKLFG from the coding sequence GTGACCGCTGCTGCCCCCTCGCTAGATGTTGTCGCGATCGGCAACGCCATCGTCGATGTACTCGCGCCGAGCGATGATGCGTTTCTGGCCGAACATGCGCTGACCAAGGGCGGCATGCAGTTGATCGACGCCGAGACCGCCGAAAGCCTCTATGCCGACATGGCCGCTGGCAAGGAGGTCAGCGGGGGATCGGCAGCCAACACGCTTGCCGGGCTGGCTGCCCTGGGCAAGCGTTGTGGCTTTATCGGCCAGGTGTGCGACGATCAGCTGGGCCAGGTATTCGCCCATGATGTGCGGGCGCTGGGCATTCGATATGATACGCCAGCGGCGAAGGGGGACATACCGACCGCGCGCTGCCTGATCCTGGTGACGCCCGACGCGCAGCGGACGATGAACACATTCCTTGGTGCGTCGCAGTTCCTTCCCGAATCCGCGCTGGATCTGGACCTGATCCGGTCAGCGGCCATCCTTTATCTGGAAGGCTATCTATGGGATCCAGAACAGCCGCGCGCGGCGATGCGCGCCGCTATCGACGCGGCACGCGGGGCTGGCCGCAAAGTCGCCTTCACCCTGTCGGATGGGTTCGTGATCGAGCGGCACCGGGCCGATTTCCTCGAGCTGATCGAACAGGGGCAGATCGACATCCTCTTTTCCAATGAGCATGAGATCCAGGCGCTGGCGCAGGTCGATAATTTTGATCGGGCGGTGGCGACCTTCACGGGCAAAGTGCCGGTGCTGGTATCGACGCGCAGCGAAAAGGGCGCGATCGCGGTGGTGGATGGCCTTCGCTATGAAGTGACCGCAGCCCCGGTCTCGCAGATCGTCGATACGACCGGTGCGGGCGACCTGTTCGCCGCCGGGTTCCTGGCCGGACATCTCGAAGGGCTGGACGTGCATCACTGTCTGGAACTGGGGGCAGTCGCAGCCGCCGAGGTGATTTCGCATTGGGGCGCACGGCCTGAGCAGGATCTCCAGGCGCTCCGGGCGAAATTGTTCGGCTGA
- a CDS encoding esterase/lipase family protein, with protein sequence MPPYADSITSFWKGRLAAGPRAPELPPVKHLLANASMPFDLARSRAQAVSLARAIRGDGRQVLLIPGLLASEQRMEPLRAILQAAGFEAHGWGMGRNLGPRADSLEKIDRRVDEIRRGSGKPVTLVGWSLGGLFAREYAKIASNKVGGVVTMGTPFSGDVRANHAWRLYQLVAGHPVDCPPFACNREMKPPVPTIALWSRRDGVILPACAMGRAGERDRAIEVDCTHMGFAVAPEGILAVGKALERLRD encoded by the coding sequence GTGCCGCCATATGCCGATTCGATCACCAGCTTCTGGAAAGGACGCCTAGCCGCCGGGCCACGCGCGCCTGAACTGCCGCCGGTGAAGCATTTGTTGGCCAATGCCTCCATGCCCTTCGACCTGGCGCGCAGCCGGGCGCAGGCCGTTTCGCTGGCGAGAGCGATTCGGGGTGATGGCCGGCAAGTTCTTCTGATCCCCGGTCTTCTGGCGTCGGAACAGCGGATGGAGCCTTTGCGCGCTATATTGCAGGCGGCGGGCTTTGAAGCGCATGGTTGGGGAATGGGCCGCAATCTGGGGCCTCGTGCCGACAGCCTTGAAAAGATCGACCGGCGCGTGGATGAAATCCGGCGCGGCAGCGGCAAGCCAGTGACCTTGGTCGGTTGGAGCCTGGGCGGCCTGTTCGCGAGAGAATATGCCAAAATCGCGAGCAACAAGGTCGGTGGCGTCGTCACCATGGGGACGCCCTTTTCCGGTGATGTGCGCGCCAATCATGCGTGGCGGCTCTATCAGTTGGTAGCGGGCCATCCGGTCGATTGCCCACCCTTCGCCTGCAACCGCGAAATGAAGCCGCCAGTGCCGACTATCGCGCTTTGGTCACGCCGCGACGGCGTCATCCTGCCCGCATGCGCCATGGGACGCGCAGGAGAGCGCGACCGGGCGATAGAAGTCGATTGCACCCATATGGGCTTTGCCGTTGCGCCGGAAGGCATATTGGCCGTGGGCAAAGCGCTGGAGCGGCTGCGGGACTGA
- the gltX gene encoding glutamate--tRNA ligase: MTVITRFAPSPTGNLHVGNIRAALHNWLWARKSGGRFLLRLDDTDLERSRPEYADAIKADLGWLGLHWDGEEKQSDRFALYEEKFERLKASGRVYPAYETSQELDLRRKVLLGRGLPPVYDRAALSLTPDQIAAYEAEGRKPHWRFKLDHGQPIAWTDLIRGDQRFDPKLLSDPVIRRADGSWLYMLPSVIDDIDMAVTHVLRGEDHVSNTATQIQMFAALGAPLPHFAHEALLTGSEGKLSKRLGSLGVAHFREAGLEPIALIALLARLGTSMPIEPVTELQPLIDSFDFAHFGRAPARFDEAELAALNQKIVHMLPYRAVTGRLPEGMDEAGWEAIRPNLETVAQAADWWRIVTGPIEAPEPEQEDRAFLAAAHEMLLDLSFDADIWRTLTGGLKDQTGRKGKQLFLPLRRALTGLDHGPDMSQLLPLIGREEALERLA; the protein is encoded by the coding sequence ATGACCGTCATCACCCGCTTTGCTCCGTCGCCTACCGGCAATCTGCACGTCGGCAATATCCGCGCCGCGCTCCATAACTGGCTGTGGGCAAGAAAAAGCGGCGGCCGATTTCTTCTGCGGCTCGATGACACGGACCTTGAACGGTCGCGTCCCGAATATGCCGACGCGATCAAGGCCGACCTTGGCTGGCTTGGCTTGCACTGGGACGGTGAGGAGAAGCAGTCCGACCGCTTCGCCCTTTACGAAGAGAAGTTTGAGCGCCTCAAAGCATCGGGCCGTGTCTACCCGGCCTATGAAACCAGCCAGGAACTGGATCTGCGCCGCAAGGTGCTGCTCGGTCGTGGCCTGCCGCCGGTCTATGACCGTGCTGCGCTGTCCCTGACGCCGGACCAGATCGCTGCTTATGAAGCCGAAGGCCGCAAGCCCCATTGGCGTTTCAAGCTCGACCATGGCCAGCCCATCGCCTGGACCGATCTCATTCGCGGCGATCAGCGTTTCGATCCCAAGCTGCTGTCCGATCCGGTGATCCGCCGCGCCGATGGCAGCTGGCTCTATATGCTTCCTTCGGTGATCGACGATATAGACATGGCGGTCACCCATGTGCTGCGGGGCGAGGACCATGTGTCCAACACCGCGACGCAGATCCAGATGTTCGCTGCCCTCGGTGCGCCCCTGCCTCACTTCGCCCATGAGGCCCTGCTGACCGGCAGCGAAGGAAAGCTGTCCAAGCGATTGGGTTCGCTGGGCGTGGCCCATTTCCGGGAGGCTGGTCTTGAACCCATCGCGCTTATAGCGCTTCTCGCTCGCCTGGGCACATCGATGCCGATCGAACCCGTCACCGAGCTGCAACCGCTGATCGACAGTTTCGATTTTGCGCATTTCGGACGCGCGCCCGCCCGCTTCGATGAAGCAGAGCTTGCAGCGCTGAACCAGAAGATCGTCCATATGCTGCCCTATCGTGCCGTAACCGGCCGCCTTCCTGAGGGAATGGACGAGGCCGGGTGGGAAGCGATCCGCCCGAATCTGGAAACGGTTGCGCAAGCGGCCGACTGGTGGCGCATCGTTACCGGGCCGATCGAAGCGCCCGAACCCGAGCAGGAAGATCGCGCCTTCCTTGCCGCCGCACATGAAATGCTGCTGGACCTTTCCTTCGACGCGGATATCTGGCGCACGCTGACCGGCGGCCTGAAGGATCAGACAGGGCGCAAGGGCAAGCAACTCTTCCTTCCGCTAAGGCGCGCGCTCACGGGATTGGATCATGGCCCCGACATGAGCCAGCTGCTGCCCCTGATCGGCAGGGAGGAAGCGCTTGAGCGCCTCGCCTGA
- the tsaD gene encoding tRNA (adenosine(37)-N6)-threonylcarbamoyltransferase complex transferase subunit TsaD, which produces MTIILGLESSCDETAAALVTAEGKILAHRLATQEEAHRPYGGVVPEIAARAHVEALAPLVEAALADANLTLDQVDVIAATAGPGLIGGVMVGLVTGKALAHAANKPLIAVNHLEGHALSPRLADPTLQFPYLLLLVSGGHCQLLHVRGPGDYARLATTIDDASGEAFDKTAKLLGLGYPGGPAVEQAAAKGNAKAVPLPRPLVGTAEPHFSFAGLKSAVMRAAQSGQYSTEDIAASFQQAVIDCLVDRTEKQLSSHQGVTALVVAGGVAANQSIRAALQSLAAKYDLPFVAPPLWLCTDNAAMIAWAGAERYAAGLVDDLTVPARPRWPLDPDAEKARGAGVKA; this is translated from the coding sequence ATGACGATCATCCTCGGCCTGGAATCGAGCTGCGACGAAACCGCAGCGGCGCTCGTGACGGCGGAGGGCAAAATACTTGCGCACCGCCTGGCCACGCAGGAGGAAGCACATCGCCCCTATGGCGGGGTCGTTCCCGAAATCGCCGCCCGCGCCCATGTGGAGGCGCTTGCTCCCTTGGTCGAAGCGGCGCTGGCCGACGCCAATCTGACGCTGGATCAGGTCGATGTCATTGCTGCCACGGCGGGTCCGGGGCTGATCGGCGGCGTGATGGTCGGCTTGGTCACGGGCAAGGCCTTGGCCCATGCCGCCAACAAGCCGCTAATTGCCGTCAATCATCTTGAAGGACATGCGCTGTCGCCGCGCCTGGCTGATCCAACGCTGCAATTTCCTTATCTGCTGCTGCTGGTTTCCGGCGGCCATTGCCAGCTGCTGCACGTTCGTGGCCCCGGCGACTACGCCCGCCTCGCCACCACCATCGACGACGCCTCCGGTGAGGCGTTTGACAAGACGGCGAAGCTGCTCGGCCTTGGCTATCCCGGTGGACCGGCGGTGGAACAGGCGGCGGCGAAGGGGAATGCAAAGGCGGTGCCTTTGCCCCGGCCTCTGGTGGGCACAGCGGAACCCCATTTTTCCTTCGCGGGGCTCAAGAGTGCCGTCATGCGTGCGGCGCAGTCCGGCCAATATTCGACCGAAGATATCGCCGCCAGCTTCCAGCAGGCCGTCATCGACTGCCTGGTCGACCGCACGGAAAAGCAGCTATCCAGCCATCAGGGAGTGACGGCGCTGGTCGTCGCTGGCGGCGTGGCCGCGAACCAGTCCATCCGAGCCGCGCTTCAGTCGCTGGCCGCGAAATATGACCTGCCCTTCGTAGCGCCGCCGCTCTGGCTTTGCACCGACAATGCGGCCATGATCGCCTGGGCGGGGGCGGAGCGATATGCGGCGGGATTGGTGGACGATCTGACTGTCCCGGCCCGGCCGCGCTGGCCGCTCGATCCGGACGCGGAAAAGGCGCGCGGCGCCGGGGTCAAGGCATGA